A region of Lycium barbarum isolate Lr01 chromosome 1, ASM1917538v2, whole genome shotgun sequence DNA encodes the following proteins:
- the LOC132636310 gene encoding squalene synthase-like isoform X5, which produces MAFFMWYKCLQGSHGPIPSCFFCFSGAWKKIETIDDYEEYCHYVAGLAGLGLSKLFHASGKEDLAPDSLPNAVGLFLQKTNIIRDYLEDINEVPKCRMYWPRQIWSKYVYKLEDLKLEENSVKAVQCLNDMVTNALSHVEDCLVCLSTLRDPAIFRSCAIPQDLKLEENSVKAVQCLNDMVTNALSHVEDCLVCVSTLRDPAIFRSCAIPQVMAIGTLAMCYENIKVFRGVVKMRRGLSAKVFDQTRTMADVYDAFSHFSCILKSKVDNNDPNATNTLKRIEAIMRTCSDSGTLYKRNKPNYIPTLAVVFFVIVAILLPYLSAKRT; this is translated from the exons ATGGCATTTTTCAT GTGGTATAAATGCCTACAAGGATCTCATGGACCAATTCCATCATGTTTCTTCTGCTTTTCTGGGGCTTGGAAAAAA ATTGAAACAATTGATGATTACGAGGAATATTGTCACTATGTAGCTGGGCTTGCAGGATTAGGCTTGTCAAAACTTTTCCATGCCTCTGGTAAAGAAGATTTAGCTCCAGATTCTCTTCCCAATGCCGTGGGCTTATTTCTTCAG AAAACAAATATCATTAGAGATTATTTGGAGGACATAAATGAAGTACCCAAGTGTCGTATGTATTGGCCCCGTCAAATTTGGAGTAAATATGTTTACAAACTTGAG GACTTGAAGCTCGAAGAAAATTCGGTCAAGGCAGTACAATGTCTCAATGACATGGTCACTAATGCTTTATCACATGTGGAAGATTGTCTTGTTTGCCTATCCACTTTACGTGATCCAGCTATATTTCGATCCTGTGCTATTCCACAG GACTTGAAGCTCGAAGAAAATTCGGTCAAGGCAGTACAATGTCTCAATGACATGGTCACTAATGCTTTATCACATGTGGAAGATTGTCTTGTTTGCGTATCCACTTTACGTGATCCAGCTATATTTCGATCCTGTGCTATTCCACAG GTCATGGCTATTGGGACATTGGCAATGTGCTACGAGAATATCAAAGTCTTCAGAGGTGTTGTAAAAATGAGACGAG GACTCAGTGCTAAGGTTTTTGACCAGACCAGGACAATGGCCGATGTCTACGATGCTTTTTCACATTTTTCTTGTATTCTGAAATCCAAG GTTGATAATAACGATCCAAATGCAACAAATACTTTGAAGCGGATTGAAGCAATTATGAGAACTTGCAGTGACTCTGGAACCTTGTATAAAAG GAACAAGCCTAACTACATACCAACTTTG GCTGTTGTATTTTTCGTCATAGTGGCTATTCTTCTTCCCTATCTGTCTGCAAAAAGAACTTAG
- the LOC132636310 gene encoding squalene synthase-like isoform X4, with amino-acid sequence MAFFMWYKCLQGSHGPIPSCFFCFSGAWKKEVIEDITMRMGEGMAKFVNKEIETIDDYEEYCHYVAGLAGLGLSKLFHASGKEDLAPDSLPNAVGLFLQKTNIIRDYLEDINEVPKCRMYWPRQIWSKYVYKLEDLKLEENSVKAVQCLNDMVTNALSHVEDCLVCLSTLRDPAIFRSCAIPQDLKLEENSVKAVQCLNDMVTNALSHVEDCLVCVSTLRDPAIFRSCAIPQVMAIGTLAMCYENIKVFRGVVKMRRGLSAKVFDQTRTMADVYDAFSHFSCILKSKVDNNDPNATNTLKRIEAIMRTCSDSGTLYKRNKPNYIPTLAVVFFVIVAILLPYLSAKRT; translated from the exons ATGGCATTTTTCAT GTGGTATAAATGCCTACAAGGATCTCATGGACCAATTCCATCATGTTTCTTCTGCTTTTCTGGGGCTTGGAAAAAA GAGGTGATTGAGGATATTACAATGAGGATGGGTGAAGGAATGGCTAAATTTGTAAACAAGGAG ATTGAAACAATTGATGATTACGAGGAATATTGTCACTATGTAGCTGGGCTTGCAGGATTAGGCTTGTCAAAACTTTTCCATGCCTCTGGTAAAGAAGATTTAGCTCCAGATTCTCTTCCCAATGCCGTGGGCTTATTTCTTCAG AAAACAAATATCATTAGAGATTATTTGGAGGACATAAATGAAGTACCCAAGTGTCGTATGTATTGGCCCCGTCAAATTTGGAGTAAATATGTTTACAAACTTGAG GACTTGAAGCTCGAAGAAAATTCGGTCAAGGCAGTACAATGTCTCAATGACATGGTCACTAATGCTTTATCACATGTGGAAGATTGTCTTGTTTGCCTATCCACTTTACGTGATCCAGCTATATTTCGATCCTGTGCTATTCCACAG GACTTGAAGCTCGAAGAAAATTCGGTCAAGGCAGTACAATGTCTCAATGACATGGTCACTAATGCTTTATCACATGTGGAAGATTGTCTTGTTTGCGTATCCACTTTACGTGATCCAGCTATATTTCGATCCTGTGCTATTCCACAG GTCATGGCTATTGGGACATTGGCAATGTGCTACGAGAATATCAAAGTCTTCAGAGGTGTTGTAAAAATGAGACGAG GACTCAGTGCTAAGGTTTTTGACCAGACCAGGACAATGGCCGATGTCTACGATGCTTTTTCACATTTTTCTTGTATTCTGAAATCCAAG GTTGATAATAACGATCCAAATGCAACAAATACTTTGAAGCGGATTGAAGCAATTATGAGAACTTGCAGTGACTCTGGAACCTTGTATAAAAG GAACAAGCCTAACTACATACCAACTTTG GCTGTTGTATTTTTCGTCATAGTGGCTATTCTTCTTCCCTATCTGTCTGCAAAAAGAACTTAG